GATCCGCGCGAGGGGTGGCGGCCCCCGCCGGGGGCGCGGGTGAACACGCGGGTGCGGAACGGGGCGACGCGACGGCCGACCCGCACCATGACCACGCGTCCCGGCCGAAGATCGACATGCACCACCACTTCTGCGCGCCGGAATGGCGCGAGTGGGCGGCGCAGCACGGCTTGATCGATCCGGCGCAGTTGCCCCGATGGGCGCACCGCCGCACCGAGGACGCGGTCCGGTTCATGGATCACGCGGGGATCGAGACGGCCGTGCTGAAGCCGATGCTGCCGGCGCGCTACCGCTCGTCCGCGCAGTTGCGCGAGGCCATCAGCATCACCCTGCGTTCGATGATGCACGTGGCGCAGGAGTATCCGGCGAGGTTCTCGTTCTACGTCCCGCTGTTCCTGGACGACCTCGAAGCATCCTCGTGGGCGGTCCGCCGCGGGCTCGGGCAGCTCGGCGCCGTCGGGGTGAACGTGACGGCGAACTACGGGGGCGTGTACCTCGGAGATCCCGTCTACGACCGGATCTTCGCCGAGCTGAACGACCACGCGGCCGTGGTGGACACCCACCCGCACCATCTCCCGGGTGGCAGGCCCGGGGCGATGACGGTACCGGGCATCCCGAACTTCATGTGCGACTTCCTGCTCGACACCACTCGGGCCGCCGTCAACATGATCAGCCAGAGAACCCTGGACCGCTTCCCCGACATCTCCGTCATCCTGCCGCACGCCGGCGGGTTCCTGCCCTACATCGCCCCTCGCCTGGAGGCCCTCGGACGGTTCTGTGACCCGCCGGTGGATGCCGGCGCGGTCCGCA
This is a stretch of genomic DNA from Streptomyces sp. NBC_00536. It encodes these proteins:
- a CDS encoding amidohydrolase family protein yields the protein MPNSGSGSTSGLNFEERSARGVAAPAGGAGEHAGAERGDATADPHHDHASRPKIDMHHHFCAPEWREWAAQHGLIDPAQLPRWAHRRTEDAVRFMDHAGIETAVLKPMLPARYRSSAQLREAISITLRSMMHVAQEYPARFSFYVPLFLDDLEASSWAVRRGLGQLGAVGVNVTANYGGVYLGDPVYDRIFAELNDHAAVVDTHPHHLPGGRPGAMTVPGIPNFMCDFLLDTTRAAVNMISQRTLDRFPDISVILPHAGGFLPYIAPRLEALGRFCDPPVDAGAVRSHLRRFFYDTAGPMAPAATLLAHVPADHILFGTDWPAAPADTVMDLALPALEADPAFTPEQLGGIYRENALRLIPQLATV